The Sphingomonas sp. So64.6b genome includes a region encoding these proteins:
- a CDS encoding response regulator transcription factor, which produces MRLLIVEDDQPLATLLAQDLAALGHESAIIDNGREAFSLVAQDAFDGIVVDRMLIGNMDGVAVIRWLRDAKIETPIVMLTAYGTRDEKIEGLNAGADDYLVKPVDAAELEARFRAIMRRPTNSLQTGILRAGDIEINVPKHRVWRSGQAIELQKQEFKLLAELVRNADGVMTRAMLIETIWGYDFDPKAKIVDSYIKRLRDALCADGLADPIETVRGVGYMIRS; this is translated from the coding sequence ATGCGCCTGCTCATTGTCGAGGACGACCAACCACTGGCAACGCTGCTGGCGCAGGACCTGGCCGCGCTGGGGCATGAGTCGGCGATCATCGATAATGGGCGCGAGGCGTTCTCGCTGGTCGCTCAGGACGCGTTCGACGGCATCGTGGTCGATCGTATGTTGATCGGCAATATGGATGGCGTGGCGGTCATCCGCTGGTTGCGCGACGCCAAGATCGAAACCCCGATCGTCATGCTCACCGCTTATGGTACGCGCGACGAGAAGATCGAAGGGTTGAACGCAGGGGCGGACGACTATCTGGTCAAGCCGGTCGATGCCGCCGAGCTCGAGGCGCGTTTCCGCGCGATCATGCGACGCCCGACGAATTCGCTGCAGACCGGTATCCTGCGCGCCGGCGATATCGAGATCAATGTGCCGAAGCATCGTGTGTGGCGATCGGGCCAGGCGATCGAACTGCAAAAGCAGGAGTTCAAGCTGCTCGCCGAACTGGTGCGCAACGCGGATGGCGTAATGACCCGCGCCATGCTGATCGAGACGATCTGGGGCTATGATTTCGACCCCAAGGCCAAGATCGTCGACAGCTATATCAAGCGATTGCGCGACGCCTTGTGCGCCGACGGGCTGGCCGACCCGATCGAGACGGTGCGCGGTGTCGGCTATATGATCCGCAGTTAG
- a CDS encoding TonB-dependent receptor — protein MRYTTGTRLRLLLGVSILASTAAPAWADTTPAGLGAAAAETPAAAAPDAPTAEPVAADGAQLEDIVVTATKRETNLQKTPIAIAVMSSQNLSDRHVQSLLDLADGAVPSLRVATFEARQTALTIGIRGIVPLDANQPAREQGVGIYIDGVYLGRQHGLNAALFDLERVEVLKGPQGTLFGRNTEGGALSLVSKAPSGEFGLRATAGISNYGGYNGDFHLDLPRLGDFAFKIDGVIQYQGATTKDPLPGSTGFNYYDRRGGRAAVRWTPSSNFTADLSVDRGYDANTAFYSQLLNYNPRNLPVTSIAQQNANIAAGRPAVPAGSISALPPLVQVNGDTRMSVADIGVPQQPSIDKTFGTTLRLAWKVAPDLELRSISAYREVSSIQWDNSGGAHRPPVFTPNGGFSRYSLADLYQHQWSQEFQAVGSTSNIDYVAGLYYFYEKARDDAATPSSNRWNADGTAYTILDPTPTEPGHRSLDRASVASSNSYAAYGQATYTPSFMDEALHLTVGGRYTHDDKSGKLFIVNNIPRPYAYKEKEDRFNPMVTLAYDPTPGLNFYAKYATGYRSGGASSRSITYRSFGPEDIKSYEIGAKTEFLDNHVRLNVAGYIADRKNSQIDFSSIQFDRDTNSSRNTIETVNAPGTTKIRGIEADLTVNPFRGLTLTGSYAYTYTKVPPALNTTLAVPVLQQVYIVFTPRNAASGAIDYTIPIGNGPDLRFHLDANYSQSTQTFDQFAMKNDASFIVNGRISLANIDLGRNDTKLTISAWSRNLFNEAHVYRRDPSNESTLGDYGNFNAPRTFGLEGSIKL, from the coding sequence ATGCGTTACACAACGGGCACCCGCCTGCGACTGCTTCTGGGCGTCTCCATCCTCGCATCGACGGCTGCACCGGCCTGGGCGGATACGACGCCGGCAGGGTTGGGGGCAGCGGCGGCAGAAACCCCGGCCGCCGCGGCCCCGGATGCGCCGACAGCCGAACCGGTCGCCGCTGACGGTGCCCAACTCGAAGACATTGTGGTCACTGCCACCAAGCGCGAGACCAACCTGCAAAAGACCCCCATCGCGATCGCGGTGATGAGCAGCCAGAATCTGTCCGATCGTCACGTCCAGAGCCTGCTCGACCTCGCTGACGGCGCTGTGCCGAGCCTGCGCGTCGCGACTTTCGAAGCGCGGCAGACCGCACTCACCATCGGCATCCGCGGCATCGTGCCGCTCGACGCCAATCAACCGGCGCGCGAGCAGGGCGTCGGTATTTATATCGACGGCGTCTATCTCGGCCGTCAGCACGGCCTCAACGCGGCCTTGTTCGACCTTGAGCGGGTCGAGGTGCTGAAGGGTCCGCAGGGCACGCTGTTCGGCCGCAATACCGAAGGCGGCGCGCTCAGCCTGGTCAGCAAGGCGCCGAGCGGCGAATTCGGCCTGCGCGCCACTGCCGGCATCTCCAATTATGGCGGCTATAATGGCGACTTCCATCTCGATCTGCCGCGCCTCGGCGATTTCGCATTCAAGATCGATGGGGTGATCCAGTATCAGGGTGCCACGACCAAGGATCCGCTGCCCGGTTCGACCGGCTTCAACTATTACGACCGCCGCGGTGGCCGGGCGGCAGTGCGCTGGACGCCGTCGAGCAATTTCACCGCCGACCTGTCGGTCGATCGCGGTTATGACGCGAACACCGCGTTCTACAGCCAGCTGCTGAACTATAATCCGCGCAACCTTCCGGTGACGTCGATCGCCCAGCAAAACGCGAATATCGCCGCTGGCCGCCCGGCGGTTCCGGCCGGCTCGATCTCGGCGCTGCCGCCGCTCGTGCAAGTCAATGGCGACACGCGGATGAGCGTCGCCGATATCGGCGTGCCGCAACAGCCAAGCATCGACAAGACGTTCGGCACGACGCTGCGCCTCGCCTGGAAAGTCGCGCCCGATCTCGAGCTGCGTTCGATCAGCGCCTATCGCGAAGTGAGTTCGATCCAGTGGGACAATAGCGGTGGCGCGCATCGCCCGCCGGTATTCACGCCCAATGGCGGGTTCAGCCGCTACAGCCTGGCCGATCTCTACCAGCACCAGTGGAGCCAGGAATTCCAGGCGGTCGGCAGCACCAGCAATATCGATTACGTCGCCGGCCTTTATTATTTCTACGAAAAGGCGCGTGACGACGCGGCCACGCCGAGCTCGAACCGCTGGAACGCTGACGGCACCGCTTACACCATCCTCGATCCCACGCCGACCGAGCCCGGCCATCGGTCGCTCGACCGCGCCAGTGTTGCCTCATCCAACAGTTACGCGGCCTATGGCCAGGCGACCTATACGCCGTCGTTCATGGACGAGGCACTGCATCTGACCGTCGGCGGTCGCTACACGCATGACGATAAGAGCGGTAAGCTGTTCATCGTGAACAATATTCCTCGCCCATACGCCTACAAGGAAAAGGAAGACCGTTTCAATCCGATGGTCACGCTGGCGTATGATCCGACGCCGGGGCTGAACTTCTATGCCAAATACGCGACCGGATATCGCTCGGGCGGCGCAAGCTCGCGCTCGATCACCTATCGGTCGTTCGGACCTGAGGACATCAAGTCGTACGAAATCGGCGCGAAGACCGAATTCCTCGACAATCACGTCCGCCTCAATGTCGCCGGCTACATCGCCGACCGCAAGAACAGCCAGATCGATTTCAGTTCGATCCAGTTCGATAGGGATACCAATTCGAGCCGCAATACGATCGAAACCGTCAATGCCCCCGGCACGACCAAGATCCGCGGCATCGAAGCGGATTTGACGGTCAATCCGTTCCGCGGCCTGACGCTGACCGGCAGCTATGCCTATACCTACACCAAGGTTCCGCCAGCGCTGAACACAACCTTGGCAGTGCCGGTGTTGCAACAGGTCTATATCGTGTTCACCCCGCGCAACGCGGCGAGCGGCGCGATCGATTACACCATCCCGATCGGCAACGGCCCGGACCTGCGCTTCCACCTCGATGCGAACTACAGCCAGTCGACCCAGACGTTCGATCAGTTCGCGATGAAGAACGACGCATCGTTCATCGTCAACGGCCGCATCTCGCTTGCCAATATCGATCTCGGCCGCAACGACACGAAGCTGACCATTTCGGCCTGGTCGCGCAATCTGTTCAACGAGGCGCATGTCTATCGTCGCGATCCGAGCAACGAATCGACATTGGGCGATTACGGCAATTTCAACGCACCGCGCACCTTCGGCCTTGAGGGCAGCATCAAGCTGTAA
- a CDS encoding MFS transporter: protein MLNALGLLKERRFLPLFTTQFLGAFNDNLFKTSMVLFATYQIFNDPAAESNFNALATGLSIISFFLLSALSGQLADTTDKAKIIRIVKTAEILIMLLGAAGLLIAKAGHTGIGMFMMLLAVFALGIHSTFFGPIKYAILPQHLQPDEVLGGTGLVEAGTYLAILLGTVVAGWISAEGAAVTVLVVAGIGWFAGRQVPPAPREGAVLKLNYNPFTASWRLIRATMHIPRLFLAICAISFFWTIGSVLIIVFPPLVKNVLTADERVASLVIAIFSVGVAIGSVVINSMLKGKISAKYSPVSVIAMGGFVVIFSLLARTWIPATDGHLYGVVEFFTQPRAIPVTLSLLAIAITGGMFVVPLYAFLTTTVTKDQTARTVAANNVVNSGAMTVGAFTVLFLIWLGVSPEDMMLLVAGMCLVSAWIAQKLHLACD from the coding sequence ATGCTCAACGCGCTCGGGTTGCTGAAAGAGCGCCGTTTCCTGCCGTTGTTCACGACCCAATTCCTCGGCGCCTTCAACGATAATCTGTTCAAGACGTCGATGGTGCTGTTCGCGACCTACCAGATTTTCAACGATCCGGCGGCCGAATCCAATTTCAACGCGCTGGCGACCGGCCTCAGCATCATCTCCTTCTTCCTGCTCTCTGCATTGTCGGGGCAACTCGCCGACACAACGGACAAGGCCAAGATCATCCGCATCGTGAAGACCGCGGAGATCCTGATCATGCTGCTCGGCGCCGCCGGACTGTTGATCGCCAAAGCCGGCCACACCGGTATCGGCATGTTCATGATGCTGCTGGCGGTGTTTGCGCTGGGTATTCATTCGACCTTTTTCGGGCCGATCAAATACGCCATCCTGCCACAGCATCTGCAACCGGACGAAGTACTCGGCGGTACCGGCCTGGTCGAGGCAGGTACTTATCTCGCCATCCTGCTGGGCACCGTGGTTGCCGGCTGGATCTCGGCCGAGGGTGCGGCGGTGACCGTACTGGTGGTCGCGGGAATCGGCTGGTTCGCGGGGCGGCAGGTGCCGCCGGCACCGCGCGAAGGCGCAGTGCTCAAGCTCAATTACAACCCCTTCACCGCCTCCTGGCGGTTGATCAGGGCGACGATGCACATCCCGCGCCTGTTCCTGGCGATCTGCGCGATTTCCTTTTTCTGGACGATCGGATCGGTGCTGATCATCGTCTTCCCACCACTGGTCAAGAATGTGCTGACCGCCGATGAGCGCGTCGCGAGCCTGGTCATCGCGATCTTCTCGGTCGGGGTGGCGATCGGCTCGGTGGTGATCAACTCGATGCTCAAGGGCAAGATTTCCGCCAAATATTCGCCGGTTTCGGTGATCGCGATGGGCGGTTTCGTCGTGATCTTCTCGCTGCTCGCGCGGACCTGGATACCGGCCACGGACGGCCACCTTTACGGCGTGGTGGAGTTCTTCACTCAACCACGCGCGATCCCGGTGACCCTCTCGCTGCTGGCGATCGCGATTACCGGCGGCATGTTCGTGGTACCGCTCTATGCGTTCCTGACCACGACCGTGACCAAGGATCAGACCGCGCGCACCGTGGCCGCGAACAACGTGGTCAATTCCGGCGCGATGACCGTCGGCGCGTTCACCGTGTTGTTCCTGATCTGGCTAGGGGTGTCGCCCGAGGACATGATGCTGCTGGTTGCGGGCATGTGCCTGGTCTCGGCATGGATCGCGCAGAAGCTGCATCTCGCCTGCGATTAG
- the pgsA gene encoding CDP-diacylglycerol--glycerol-3-phosphate 3-phosphatidyltransferase → MLTLPNLLTLSRIVAVPLLVGFLWWPGWAAGYAVAFALYCLMGITDYFDGYLARAQGTVSKLGIFLDPIADKIMVASVVLMLVATRDIAGWSLIAGIIILLRELAVSGLREFLAQLQVSVPVSKLAKWKTTLQLVSLGGLILAGALPGWAWVQQVSLAALWGAAALTLVTGWDYLRVGLKHMD, encoded by the coding sequence ATGTTGACCTTGCCCAACCTGTTAACCCTGTCGCGAATCGTTGCGGTGCCGCTGCTGGTCGGGTTCCTGTGGTGGCCCGGCTGGGCGGCGGGTTATGCCGTCGCTTTTGCACTCTACTGCCTGATGGGCATTACCGATTATTTCGACGGCTACCTCGCTCGCGCTCAGGGCACCGTGTCGAAGCTCGGCATCTTCCTCGATCCGATCGCCGACAAGATCATGGTCGCTTCGGTCGTGCTGATGCTCGTCGCGACGCGCGATATCGCCGGCTGGTCGCTGATCGCCGGCATCATCATCCTGCTGCGTGAGCTGGCCGTGTCGGGCCTGCGCGAGTTCCTTGCCCAGTTGCAGGTGTCGGTGCCGGTGTCGAAGCTCGCCAAGTGGAAAACGACCCTTCAACTGGTGTCGCTCGGCGGGCTGATTCTCGCCGGTGCACTGCCTGGCTGGGCCTGGGTCCAGCAAGTCAGCCTTGCCGCCTTGTGGGGCGCGGCGGCGCTGACGCTGGTGACCGGCTGGGATTATCTCCGCGTCGGCCTGAAGCATATGGATTGA
- the moaD gene encoding molybdopterin converting factor subunit 1, whose translation MAIEMLYFAWVREAVGTGQERVDPPAAVKTVTQLIDWLSDRSAGHAAAFADHDRLRAAVDQVFVSLDAPLGFPREVAIFPPVTGG comes from the coding sequence GTGGCGATCGAGATGCTGTATTTCGCCTGGGTGCGCGAAGCGGTCGGCACCGGCCAGGAACGCGTCGATCCGCCCGCCGCGGTGAAGACCGTCACACAGTTGATCGACTGGCTGTCCGATCGCAGCGCAGGCCACGCCGCAGCCTTTGCCGATCATGACCGGCTGCGCGCCGCGGTCGATCAGGTTTTCGTATCGCTCGACGCGCCGCTCGGCTTTCCTCGCGAAGTGGCGATTTTCCCGCCGGTGACCGGCGGATGA
- a CDS encoding molybdenum cofactor biosynthesis protein MoaE, producing MIRAAVQSDPIDLATELAAIEVSGAGGIATFTGLVRSDDGVDALELEHYPGATEAALWSLAKEAAERWSLLAVSVIHRVGVMRPGERIVFVGVAAAHRKAALEACTFLIDRLKTEAPFWKRETRGQDARWVEPRGSDDAAAARWDESA from the coding sequence ATGATCCGCGCTGCCGTCCAGAGCGATCCGATCGACCTCGCGACCGAGCTCGCCGCGATCGAAGTATCCGGAGCAGGGGGCATCGCGACCTTCACCGGGCTGGTCCGTTCGGATGACGGTGTCGATGCGTTGGAGCTGGAACATTATCCCGGCGCGACCGAAGCCGCGCTGTGGTCGCTCGCCAAAGAGGCGGCGGAGCGTTGGTCGTTGCTGGCCGTCAGCGTCATTCACCGCGTCGGCGTCATGCGACCGGGCGAGCGGATCGTGTTCGTTGGCGTCGCCGCAGCACACCGCAAAGCCGCGCTGGAGGCTTGCACCTTTCTGATCGACCGCCTCAAGACCGAGGCACCCTTTTGGAAACGCGAGACCCGCGGGCAGGACGCGCGCTGGGTCGAACCGCGCGGCAGCGACGATGCCGCCGCCGCGCGATGGGATGAGTCCGCCTAG
- a CDS encoding fasciclin domain-containing protein, whose translation MNSFAKLPLAALAGALAMAASSTAIAQDTAAPAAQATPAAPAAQTPPAAAAAQLPPNPAVGGAAMDATKPIAANAAAAPNLSTLVKAVQAAGLTETLSGPGPFTVFAPTNDAFSRLPPETLANLLKPENKATLVKVLNYHVISGTITGAQLLAQIDAGGGKAVLTTVEGDPLTVAKEGQAVSLTDVNGNKSYLEIPDVRQSNGVVHVVNGVVLPKLN comes from the coding sequence ATGAATTCCTTTGCCAAACTTCCTCTGGCGGCACTGGCCGGCGCACTCGCAATGGCCGCAAGCTCAACCGCGATCGCCCAGGATACTGCCGCTCCGGCAGCGCAAGCGACGCCAGCCGCCCCCGCGGCACAGACCCCACCGGCAGCCGCCGCCGCGCAATTGCCGCCCAATCCCGCCGTCGGTGGCGCGGCCATGGATGCGACCAAGCCGATCGCCGCCAATGCCGCGGCCGCGCCCAATTTGAGCACGCTGGTTAAGGCGGTGCAGGCGGCCGGCCTGACTGAAACGCTATCCGGCCCGGGCCCTTTCACCGTGTTCGCGCCGACCAATGATGCGTTCAGCCGGCTTCCTCCGGAAACCCTCGCAAACCTGCTCAAGCCGGAGAACAAGGCGACCTTGGTCAAGGTACTGAACTATCATGTCATCTCGGGTACGATCACCGGTGCTCAATTGCTCGCGCAGATCGATGCCGGCGGCGGCAAGGCCGTGCTGACCACGGTCGAAGGCGATCCGCTGACAGTCGCCAAGGAAGGCCAGGCCGTCTCGCTGACCGACGTGAACGGCAACAAGAGCTATCTCGAGATACCGGACGTGCGCCAGTCGAACGGCGTGGTCCATGTCGTCAACGGCGTGGTGCTGCCCAAGCTGAACTAG
- a CDS encoding hydrogen peroxide-inducible genes activator, giving the protein MATYLPTLKQLQYLVALQDHGHFGRAADSCFVTQSTLSAGIRELETLIGVVLVERTRRVVRFTPLGDRIADKARRVLREAEELGDLARAAGRPLSGEMRMSVIPTIAPFMLPRILPRLRRDYPELKLFLREEPSGAACEGLHHGRTDCVLLALPYACGEVSSEFLFEDRLFVAGPEAELGNSALAIRAADIDETRLLLLEDGHCLKDHALAACNRPELRAEATMLGTSLHTIVQMVDNGLGVTMLPEMALKAGILDHTGLTARVLDAESPSRQIALVWRRASPREKDFHLLARVLAEAQ; this is encoded by the coding sequence ATGGCCACATATCTCCCCACGCTGAAACAGCTGCAATACCTCGTCGCGTTGCAGGATCACGGCCATTTCGGCCGCGCTGCAGATTCGTGTTTTGTCACGCAATCGACGCTGTCGGCCGGCATCCGCGAGCTCGAGACGCTGATCGGCGTGGTCCTGGTCGAGCGCACCCGGCGTGTCGTCCGCTTCACGCCCCTCGGCGACCGCATCGCCGACAAGGCGCGCCGCGTACTGCGCGAGGCGGAGGAACTGGGTGACCTCGCGCGTGCCGCCGGCCGGCCCTTGTCGGGTGAGATGCGGATGAGCGTGATCCCGACCATCGCGCCGTTCATGCTGCCGCGCATCCTGCCCCGGCTACGGCGCGATTACCCTGAACTGAAGCTGTTCCTGCGCGAGGAACCAAGTGGCGCAGCGTGCGAGGGGCTGCACCATGGCCGCACCGATTGTGTGCTGCTTGCCCTGCCCTATGCGTGCGGGGAGGTATCGAGCGAGTTCCTGTTCGAGGACCGGCTGTTCGTCGCCGGCCCGGAAGCCGAGTTGGGCAATTCGGCGCTGGCGATTCGCGCCGCCGATATCGACGAGACGCGACTGTTGCTGCTCGAGGACGGGCATTGTCTGAAGGATCACGCGCTCGCCGCGTGCAATCGTCCCGAATTGCGCGCCGAGGCGACGATGCTCGGCACGTCGCTGCACACGATCGTGCAGATGGTCGACAATGGCCTTGGCGTGACGATGCTTCCCGAAATGGCGCTGAAGGCGGGGATTCTCGACCATACAGGCCTCACCGCCCGGGTGCTCGACGCGGAAAGCCCGTCGCGCCAGATCGCCCTGGTATGGCGCCGCGCGAGCCCGCGAGAGAAGGACTTCCACCTGCTCGCCCGCGTTCTTGCCGAGGCGCAGTGA
- a CDS encoding peroxiredoxin — protein sequence MLTIGDTLPDFTVPVQQGTDALPAGETLSHDSFPGKWKVLFYWPKDFTFVCPTEIVGYANLKDDFADRDAVLIGASTDTAHVHLAWRKSDPDLAAADFPWIADNGAILASALGILDKNEHVAFRATFIIDPDNVIQAVQVNGLNVGRNPAETLRVLDALQTDELCPCNWNKGDDVLKLAA from the coding sequence ATGTTGACCATCGGCGACACGCTCCCCGACTTCACCGTTCCCGTCCAGCAGGGCACCGACGCGCTTCCCGCCGGCGAGACGCTGAGCCATGACAGCTTCCCCGGTAAGTGGAAGGTCCTGTTCTACTGGCCGAAGGACTTCACCTTCGTCTGCCCGACCGAAATCGTCGGTTATGCCAATCTCAAGGACGATTTCGCGGATCGCGACGCCGTGCTGATCGGCGCATCGACCGACACCGCGCATGTCCATCTCGCCTGGCGCAAGTCGGATCCAGATCTGGCCGCCGCCGATTTCCCGTGGATCGCCGACAATGGCGCGATCCTCGCATCGGCGCTGGGCATCCTCGACAAGAACGAGCATGTCGCATTCCGCGCGACCTTCATCATCGATCCGGACAACGTCATCCAGGCGGTACAAGTTAATGGCCTGAACGTCGGCCGCAACCCCGCCGAAACGCTGCGGGTGCTCGACGCACTGCAGACCGATGAGCTGTGCCCATGCAACTGGAACAAGGGCGACGACGTCCTGAAGCTGGCTGCCTGA
- a CDS encoding carboxymuconolactone decarboxylase family protein → MSLKDFAGTLPDFAKDIRLNVGSLLNEQHLPDQQKFGLLLACAHATGYKPLVDVTEVEVTGKLSPEAANAARAAAAVMAMNNVYYRFTHLAGNDEYQRMPAKLRMNVIGQPGIDKVDFELFSLAVSAMNGCGMCIDSHEQILKKAGATAEAIQTAVRIGAVLKAVATVHAAVN, encoded by the coding sequence ATGTCGCTTAAGGATTTCGCGGGCACCTTGCCCGACTTCGCCAAGGACATCCGCCTCAATGTCGGATCGCTGCTCAACGAACAGCATCTGCCAGACCAGCAGAAGTTCGGCCTGTTGCTCGCCTGCGCGCACGCCACCGGTTACAAACCGCTGGTCGATGTCACAGAGGTTGAAGTGACCGGCAAACTGTCGCCCGAGGCGGCCAATGCGGCACGTGCGGCGGCGGCAGTGATGGCGATGAACAATGTCTATTACCGCTTCACCCATCTTGCCGGGAATGACGAATATCAGCGCATGCCGGCCAAGCTGCGCATGAACGTGATTGGTCAGCCGGGCATCGACAAGGTCGATTTTGAACTATTCAGCCTTGCCGTGTCGGCCATGAACGGCTGCGGCATGTGCATCGACAGCCATGAGCAAATACTCAAAAAGGCCGGCGCCACGGCCGAGGCGATCCAGACCGCCGTGCGCATCGGTGCGGTGCTGAAGGCGGTCGCGACGGTCCACGCCGCAGTCAACTAA
- a CDS encoding sulfite exporter TauE/SafE family protein, translated as MVDGALGMAFGVISNSLLLFLGVPPAAASAGVHTVETFTTAVSGISHALHRNVNWKLFFRLMIPGVIGGVLGAYVLSNIDASTAKPFILIYLAGIGLYLLFRAMHYPPREKEPKIVEPLGLIGGFLDAAGGGGWGPVVTSNLLVQGASPRMTVGTVNTAEFFLTATISATFITQLGLEAFTLATVGLLIGGVIAAPFGALLAKRVPAKTLMFLVGIILTLTSLFNLYRALV; from the coding sequence ATGGTCGATGGCGCGCTCGGCATGGCGTTTGGCGTGATCTCGAATTCGCTGCTGCTGTTCCTTGGCGTGCCGCCCGCCGCCGCGTCGGCCGGGGTCCACACCGTCGAGACCTTTACCACCGCCGTCTCGGGCATCAGTCATGCGCTCCATCGCAACGTGAACTGGAAGCTGTTCTTCCGGCTGATGATTCCGGGCGTGATCGGCGGCGTTCTCGGCGCTTATGTCCTGTCGAATATCGACGCGAGTACCGCCAAGCCGTTCATTCTGATCTATCTTGCGGGGATCGGCCTGTACCTGCTGTTCCGGGCGATGCATTATCCACCGCGCGAAAAGGAACCGAAGATCGTCGAACCGCTCGGCTTGATCGGCGGCTTCCTCGATGCGGCGGGCGGCGGCGGCTGGGGACCGGTCGTGACCTCAAACCTGCTCGTGCAAGGCGCGAGCCCGCGCATGACGGTCGGCACCGTCAACACCGCGGAATTCTTCCTGACCGCGACGATTTCGGCGACCTTCATCACTCAGTTGGGGTTGGAGGCGTTCACCCTGGCCACGGTGGGCTTGCTAATCGGCGGCGTGATCGCGGCGCCTTTCGGTGCGCTGCTGGCCAAGCGAGTGCCGGCAAAGACGTTGATGTTCCTGGTTGGCATCATCCTGACGCTGACCAGTCTGTTCAACCTCTACCGGGCGCTTGTCTGA
- the epsC gene encoding serine O-acetyltransferase EpsC, with amino-acid sequence MMGRLIAYLDSIKARDPAPRSRLEILTYPGVWALGYHRIAHRLFKARLFFLARAVNHFSRFLTAIDIHPGATIGRNFFIDHGFVVIGETAQIGDNVTIYQCVTLGGTSPDNGVAGKRHPTLADGVIVGSGAQVLGPIIVGKGARIGANAVVTREVPEGAVMVGIPARATMVEGGQKQGEFLAYGTPCSEMFDPATQKVELLRCELETMRKRLEALLAEHEDMAQGRRDRA; translated from the coding sequence ATGATGGGACGACTGATCGCCTATCTCGACTCGATCAAGGCGCGCGACCCCGCGCCTCGATCACGGTTGGAGATTCTCACTTATCCTGGCGTCTGGGCGCTCGGTTATCACCGTATCGCGCATCGCCTGTTCAAGGCGCGGTTGTTCTTCCTTGCGCGCGCGGTCAATCATTTCTCGCGCTTCCTGACCGCGATCGACATCCATCCGGGTGCGACGATCGGGCGGAATTTCTTCATCGACCATGGTTTCGTCGTGATCGGCGAGACCGCGCAGATCGGCGATAATGTCACCATCTATCAATGCGTCACGCTCGGCGGCACCAGCCCGGATAATGGCGTGGCGGGCAAAAGGCACCCGACCTTGGCCGATGGCGTGATCGTCGGGTCGGGTGCGCAGGTGCTCGGCCCGATCATAGTCGGTAAGGGCGCGCGGATCGGCGCCAATGCGGTGGTCACGCGCGAAGTGCCGGAGGGTGCGGTGATGGTCGGCATCCCGGCGCGCGCGACGATGGTCGAGGGCGGCCAGAAACAGGGCGAATTCCTTGCTTATGGCACGCCGTGCAGCGAGATGTTCGATCCCGCTACGCAAAAGGTCGAACTGCTGCGCTGCGAACTCGAAACCATGCGCAAGCGCCTCGAGGCGCTGCTCGCCGAGCATGAGGATATGGCCCAGGGACGGCGCGATCGTGCCTGA
- a CDS encoding DUF2794 domain-containing protein, translating into MGVVTPFPAPQRPATQVGFERAELTRILDLYGRMVSAGHWRDYAMDLGRDAAVFAAFRRAAERPEFRIEKRPALRNRQGMWALINEAGVVLKRGHELPAVLAPVERRLMKLVAD; encoded by the coding sequence ATGGGAGTCGTTACCCCGTTCCCGGCGCCGCAGCGGCCCGCCACCCAGGTGGGGTTCGAACGTGCCGAACTGACCCGCATTCTCGATCTCTACGGCCGGATGGTCTCGGCGGGGCATTGGCGCGACTATGCAATGGATCTCGGCCGTGACGCCGCGGTGTTCGCGGCTTTCCGCCGTGCCGCCGAACGGCCCGAATTTCGGATCGAGAAACGCCCCGCGCTGCGCAACCGCCAGGGCATGTGGGCACTGATCAACGAAGCCGGCGTGGTGCTGAAACGCGGCCATGAACTGCCGGCGGTGCTGGCGCCGGTGGAACGACGGTTGATGAAGCTGGTGGCTGACTAG